From Rutidosis leptorrhynchoides isolate AG116_Rl617_1_P2 chromosome 3, CSIRO_AGI_Rlap_v1, whole genome shotgun sequence, a single genomic window includes:
- the LOC139897903 gene encoding probable lipid-A-disaccharide synthase, mitochondrial isoform X2, translating into MLLKSIQSSNKRTYLSSVRRFFSTCRQCAVDGASKDGEMRIFLVAGEVSGDVIGSRLIAALKKLSPYPIRVAGVGGSLMSKHGLKSLFPIEDIAIMGIWELLPHLHKLQVRLKETIEAAISFRPHVVVTIDSKGFSFRLLQKLKARYGDQEATTPLHFHYVAPSFWAWNGGEGRLNGLSKFVDHILCILPFEEEICKSHGLDATFVGHPVLEDVLELNPAIEKEWKVHGNADLFRSTYGISSGSTILTLLPGSRLQEVTRMLPIYSKTVNLLNNSFKDLTTVIHVAPNKHVADYINSEVNEWSTPVVLIPGGSARTKYDAFSASTVGLCTSGTVAMELQLARLPCVVAYRAHFITEWFIRYKAKIPYISLPNILLDSPVIPEALFRECTPTRLAQSLMDLINNEVAREEQIVAADKVTQLLSPPSAFVISRNLDCKDLRFDNTSSSIAALTILYHRIGKL; encoded by the exons ATGCTTCTAAAGAGTATTCAGAGTTCAAATAAAAGAACATATTTGTCATCAGTAAGACGATTTTTCTCTACTTGTAGACAATGTGCAGTTGACGGGGCATCTAAAGATGGAGAAATGAGGATATTTTTGGTTGCAGGAGAAGTTTCTGGAGACGTTATCGGTTCTCGTCTTATAGCTGCTCTCAAGAAGCTTTCCCCATACCCTATACGCGTTGCTGGTGTTGGAGG ATCTCTGATGTCAAAGCATGGACTGAAATCCCTTTTTCCCATTGAAGATATTGCTATCATGGGGATATGGGAGTTGTTGCCgcatctacataagcttcaa GTCAGACTGAAGGAAACAATTGAGGCTGCAATTTCATTTCGTCCTCACGTTGTAGTCACAATCGATTCCAAAGGATTTTCATTTCGTCTTTTACAGAAATTAAAGG CTAGATATGGCGATCAAGAAGCTACAACTCCATTACACTTTCATTATGTTGCACCGTCTTTTTGGGCTTGGAATGGGGGTGAAGGAAGACTTAATGGACTTTCTAAATTTGTTGATCATATTTTGTGCATTCTACCGTTTGAGGAGGAAATATGCAAATCTCATGGACTAGATGCAACTTTTGTGGGCCATCCCGTACTAGAAGACGTACTAGAGCTTAATCCg GCAATAGAAAAGGAATGGAAGGTGCACGGAAATGCTGACTTGTTCCGGAGTACATACGGAATTTCTTCAG GGTCAACAATCTTGACCTTGCTTCCCGGGAGCAGATTACAAGAAGTGACTCGTATGCTTCCAATTTACTCGAAAACCGTGAATCTCTTAAACAACTCTTTTAAAGACTTGACCACTGTAATTCACGTGGCACCTAATAAACATGTAGCAGACTATATTAATAGTGAAGTCAACGAGTGGTCAACACCTGTTGTACTCATTCCAGGTGGATCAGCACGCACCAAGTATGATGCATTTAGT GCAAGCACGGTAGGGTTATGTACATCAGGGACAGTAGCAATGGAGCTGCAACTTGCACGATTACCATGTGTTGTTGCTTATCGAGCCCATTTCATAACAGAATGGTTTATACGTTATAAAGCTAAAATACCTTACATATCTCTCCCCAATATTCTTCTAGATTCACCTGTGATTCCCGAAGCTTTATTTCGTGAATGCACACCAACCAGACTTGCACAATCTCTCAT GGATTTAATAAATAATGAAGTAGCTCGTGAAGAACAGATAGTTGCGGCTGACAAGGTTACACAACTATTATCTCCTCCATCGGCTTTTGTTATTAGTCGCAACTTGGATTGCAAAGATCTGAGGTTTGATAACACGTCGAGTTCAATAGCTGCTTTGACTATTTTATACCATCGAATCGGTAAGCTTTAA
- the LOC139897903 gene encoding probable lipid-A-disaccharide synthase, mitochondrial isoform X1, whose product MLLKSIQSSNKRTYLSSVRRFFSTCRQCAVDGASKDGEMRIFLVAGEVSGDVIGSRLIAALKKLSPYPIRVAGVGGSLMSKHGLKSLFPIEDIAIMGIWELLPHLHKLQVRLKETIEAAISFRPHVVVTIDSKGFSFRLLQKLKARYGDQEATTPLHFHYVAPSFWAWNGGEGRLNGLSKFVDHILCILPFEEEICKSHGLDATFVGHPVLEDVLELNPVQAIEKEWKVHGNADLFRSTYGISSGSTILTLLPGSRLQEVTRMLPIYSKTVNLLNNSFKDLTTVIHVAPNKHVADYINSEVNEWSTPVVLIPGGSARTKYDAFSASTVGLCTSGTVAMELQLARLPCVVAYRAHFITEWFIRYKAKIPYISLPNILLDSPVIPEALFRECTPTRLAQSLMDLINNEVAREEQIVAADKVTQLLSPPSAFVISRNLDCKDLRFDNTSSSIAALTILYHRIGKL is encoded by the exons ATGCTTCTAAAGAGTATTCAGAGTTCAAATAAAAGAACATATTTGTCATCAGTAAGACGATTTTTCTCTACTTGTAGACAATGTGCAGTTGACGGGGCATCTAAAGATGGAGAAATGAGGATATTTTTGGTTGCAGGAGAAGTTTCTGGAGACGTTATCGGTTCTCGTCTTATAGCTGCTCTCAAGAAGCTTTCCCCATACCCTATACGCGTTGCTGGTGTTGGAGG ATCTCTGATGTCAAAGCATGGACTGAAATCCCTTTTTCCCATTGAAGATATTGCTATCATGGGGATATGGGAGTTGTTGCCgcatctacataagcttcaa GTCAGACTGAAGGAAACAATTGAGGCTGCAATTTCATTTCGTCCTCACGTTGTAGTCACAATCGATTCCAAAGGATTTTCATTTCGTCTTTTACAGAAATTAAAGG CTAGATATGGCGATCAAGAAGCTACAACTCCATTACACTTTCATTATGTTGCACCGTCTTTTTGGGCTTGGAATGGGGGTGAAGGAAGACTTAATGGACTTTCTAAATTTGTTGATCATATTTTGTGCATTCTACCGTTTGAGGAGGAAATATGCAAATCTCATGGACTAGATGCAACTTTTGTGGGCCATCCCGTACTAGAAGACGTACTAGAGCTTAATCCggtacaa GCAATAGAAAAGGAATGGAAGGTGCACGGAAATGCTGACTTGTTCCGGAGTACATACGGAATTTCTTCAG GGTCAACAATCTTGACCTTGCTTCCCGGGAGCAGATTACAAGAAGTGACTCGTATGCTTCCAATTTACTCGAAAACCGTGAATCTCTTAAACAACTCTTTTAAAGACTTGACCACTGTAATTCACGTGGCACCTAATAAACATGTAGCAGACTATATTAATAGTGAAGTCAACGAGTGGTCAACACCTGTTGTACTCATTCCAGGTGGATCAGCACGCACCAAGTATGATGCATTTAGT GCAAGCACGGTAGGGTTATGTACATCAGGGACAGTAGCAATGGAGCTGCAACTTGCACGATTACCATGTGTTGTTGCTTATCGAGCCCATTTCATAACAGAATGGTTTATACGTTATAAAGCTAAAATACCTTACATATCTCTCCCCAATATTCTTCTAGATTCACCTGTGATTCCCGAAGCTTTATTTCGTGAATGCACACCAACCAGACTTGCACAATCTCTCAT GGATTTAATAAATAATGAAGTAGCTCGTGAAGAACAGATAGTTGCGGCTGACAAGGTTACACAACTATTATCTCCTCCATCGGCTTTTGTTATTAGTCGCAACTTGGATTGCAAAGATCTGAGGTTTGATAACACGTCGAGTTCAATAGCTGCTTTGACTATTTTATACCATCGAATCGGTAAGCTTTAA
- the LOC139901498 gene encoding malonyl-coenzyme A:anthocyanin 3-O-glucoside-6''-O-malonyltransferase-like, which yields MSPMLNVVQVFKVSPPSTLKNQSLPLTFFDIFWLLKHPIHHVFFYEVTNLTTHHFVNTIIPTLNTSLSTTLQYFFPYAGNLIIFPTRTKKPEIRYVQGDHVNVTYSECNLHFNDLTGNHPRNCDKFYHLIPSLGPCAKIDDDYTKIPVFSVQVTLFRNHGFSLGFTVHHSLADASTQIGFLNAWASISQFGTDELFLSRNTFPFYDRVISYPIQDVEALVVTNVESLMNREYHVPHLCGPTNKVRATFIMTRSEITRLKSLVSTHLPSLTYVSSFTVSCAYIWSCLAKSCKSELEMLVFAIDCRARMNPPIPATYFGNCGKPCICRLDTIVLKNGSFIAIAKLIGEELHKMLTNEGGVLMAKAPLSEVRLRTKTSVAGSPKMNFYNMNFGWGNPKKQELISIDYEGSISMNACKESNENMEFGICLSTTEMQAFARIFNDGLEEKI from the coding sequence ATGTCTCCCATGTTGAATGTTGTTCAAGTGTTCAAAGTATCACCACCTTCCACCTTAAAAAACCAGTCACTACCGCTAACGTTCTTTGACATCTTCTGGCTACTCAAACATCCGATTCATCATGTTTTTTTCTACGAGGTAACCAACCTCACAACGCATCACTTCGTTAACACTATCATTCCCACTCTTAATACTTCACTATCGACCACCCTTCAATACTTTTTCCCTTATGCAGGTAATCTCATCATATTTCCAACTCGTACTAAAAAACCTGAAATTCGTTACGTCCAAGGTGATCATGTCAATGTCACATATTCAGAATGTAATCTTCATTTTAACGATCTTACTGGTAACCATCCTCGAAATTGTGATAAGTTTTACCATCTTATACCTTCACTTGGACCGTGTGCTAAAATAGATGATGATTACACAAAAATCCCTGTTTTTTCTGTCCAAGTAACGCTCTTTCGGAACCATGGTTTCTCATTAGGGTTTACTGTTCATCATAGTCTCGCCGATGCTTCCACGCAGATTGGTTTCTTAAACGCTTGGGCATCGATTTCTCAATTTGGTACGGATGAATTATTTCTGTCTAGAAACACGTTCCCTTTTTACGATAGAGTGATTAGTTACCCAATACAAGATGTGGAGGCTCTTGTAGTAACAAATGTAGAATCTTTAATGAACCGAGAGTATCACGTTCCACACCTTTGTGGACCGACCAATAAAGTTAGGGCTACATTTATCATGACTCGAAGTGAGATCACTCGGTTGAAGAGTTTGGTTTCAACTCATTTGCCAAGTCTAACTTATGTATCATCTTTTACGGTATCGTGTGCTTATATCTGGAGTTGTCTCGCTAAATCGTGCAAAAGTGAGTTAGAAATGCTTGTTTTTGCTATCGATTGCAGGGCGCGTATGAATCCGCCTATCCCTGCAACCTACTTTGGCAACTGTGGTAAGCCATGTATATGCAGATTGGATACCATTGTTTTAAAAAATGGAAGTTTTATTGCTATTGCTAAATTGATTGGAGAGGAGCTTCATAAAATGTTAACTAATGAGGGTGGTGTGTTGATGGCAAAGGCACCGTTATCCGAGGTGAGGTTAAGGACGAAGACGAGTGTCGCCGGATCACCAAAAATGAACTTTTACAACATGAATTTCGGATGGGGAAATCCCAAAAAGCAAGAACTAATCTCGATCGATTATGAAGGATCAATATCAATGAATGCTTGTAAAGAATCAAATGAAAATATGGAGTTTGGTATATGTCTTTCGACTACTGAGATGCAAGCTTTTGCTCGCATCTTTAATGATGGATTAGAAGAGAAGATATAG
- the LOC139897906 gene encoding uncharacterized protein gives MAMQTGVSTSKVLILVGAGLSSSVILRSGKLSDLLSELQELMKGVNDIEIQPGKYDSAALAAQIKQLAQEIRELSLSRPVTIFNGNTSSSGGLSSYLIPAAAVGAMGYCYLWWKGMSFSDVMFVTKHNMANAVSSVSKQLENVSDALASTKRHLSKRLENLDWKIDEQKEISKLIADDVNDVKSNLNQIGCDINMIHQMVSGLEGKIDLIEGKQDMTNSGLYYLCQVAGGINEGVNAKHFQNIEGKIGEQSRITYEESSLKGLQFLTETNDLGLKEKSVLSKTSTKVNKGHDKSESTFHWPYSVGLSVTKHIMG, from the exons ATGGCGATGCAAACAGGAGTTAGCACTTCCAAAGTTCTCATTCTAGTTGGAGCAG GTTTGTCTAGTTCTGTCATATTGAGGAGTGGAAAACTCTCAGATTTATTATCAGAACTTCAGGAGTTGATGAAAGGTGTTAATGATATTGAAATTCAACCGGGAAAATATGATAGTGCTGCTCTTGCTGCGCAG ATTAAACAATTGGCACAAGAGATTCGGGAGTTGTCGCTCTCTCGGCCTGTTACCATTTTTAATGGAAATACTAGCTCCAGTG GGGGTTTATCGTCATACTTGATACCAGCTGCAGCAGTAGGAGCAATGGGATATTGTTATTTGTGGTGGAAG GGTATGTCATTTTCTGATGTTATGTTCGTTACTAAACACAATATGGCAAATGCTGTATCATCGGTCTCAAAACAATTAGAGAATGTGTCTGATGCATTAGCT TCTACAAAGAGACATTTATCAAAGAGACTTGAAAACTTGGACTGGAAAATCGATGAGCAGAAGGAAATAAGTAAACTGATTGCAGATGAT GTAAATGATGTGAAGTCCAATCTTAATCAGATAGGTTGTGACATAAATATGATCCATCAGATGGTGTCTGGGTTG GAAGGAAAAATAGATCTTATCGAAGGAAAGCAG GATATGACCAATTCAGGTCTATACTATTTATGTCAAGTAGCTGGAGGGATCAACGAAGGCGTAAATGCTAAGCACTTTCAG AATATCGAAGGTAAGATAGGAGAACAATCGCGAATTACATATGAGGAGTCTTCTTTGAAG GGTCTTCAGTTTCTTACAGAAACCAATGATTTGGGTCTAAAAGAGAAGTCTGTGTTAAGCAAAACGAGTACGAAGGTAAATAAAGGTCACGATAAATCTGAATCAACATTTCACTGGCCTTACTCAGTGGGGCTATCAGTAACCAAACATATAATGGGTTAA